In the Populus nigra chromosome 2, ddPopNigr1.1, whole genome shotgun sequence genome, aaaaagagttgAGTGAAAGATGTTCTGCACACACAAAACAGTAGCTCTTCAGCCTTCTCTCCTCTGCCTTTCCCAACgtttctacttttttttcatCTAGTCATTCTAGAGCTAGGTTCAGGTTATTTTTAGAGAGATATTTTAGAATGTTTTCCTAGTTCATGGATTTTGTTTAGTAGTAGTGTTCTTGAAATTACAAGACACTGATTACAATCAATCCATTTGCGTACGAACAATAAAACTGCCAAAGTATGCAATTATAGCAACGTAATCTGCATCTAGATGTTTCAACAAATGGACTACATAATCTGACTAATATAATGCTTTCTTTACAGGCATGTTTAAGAAACAAGACTTGATTAGTTTAATTTTGCATGTGTTTATatgcttgtttattttttattttttttacaagcttAAATTTTATTCTAGCTACATGCGATTTATTTagtgattatattaaattatttattacaaCGAATTAGAATACTCtcgtatttttaattgaatagaaTTAAACCCGAACAAAtgcaattaaattttgattgcaAAATCAACCGCCAGATTTGGGGGGGAAATTCGAACAGGCATTGATATCTCTCCACTAGAACACAAAAAACTGAGAGGTAACGATCggattttttagaataaatagaTAGAGATTGCAACTGGAAAGCAATTTACCTGAGAGATAGCAGCAAGGAGTAAGAGAAGAGTGGGAAAATACAAAGGATTTGCCATTGCCTGCTTGCTGGAGAAGGGAAGAAAATGGAAATATCCAGGAAGTAGGTGACAAACGAGGAAAGAGGAGAGTTTACACTACAGAAGAAAGGAGGTGAGGGAAGTAAATCAAACTGGAGAAGGAAGGAGACTTTCttgactttttctttttgtgcagGCTTATGTCAACAGTGATGGCAGAGCCCATTGTCTTTTTTGGGTTTGCTCTCGCTTCCCACGTATCATAATGGAGACATCATCTGTTACGACCCTCGTGGCTCACTGCGGAGGACATCCCACCCTGATCCTATctttgattatttatatatatatataacctggCCCAGCCCAGTGGGTTTATCCAGACCGAGTGATCTAGGGATTTTAGACCGGTTTTAAATGGTCAAAACCGGGTGACCAGTATAACTCATGTGAgacttaatctttattttttttatatttttttaatcaactctaaaacatgtaaaattaatttgtgaatATTTGaactcataattttttatagcttgtatccttttaaaatatattttttaattttttaatgtgaaataattatgtttataGCCTATATCTATGttgaatatttttcaattttttccatcttggattgctatatatataatcttaatttatatgaaatgtttcttaatttttagatatatatagCTATCTTTCATTcacattaaatatatatatacataaacacACACCGCATAACACATGagatatttcttaatttttctatgtGGAATAGCTATGTATAACTTACATTCAcgtgaaatgtttttttaacattttcatgtgaaatattaaaaaattaaatatttttttttattttttctaggttGACCTGGGTCCTGACCCTATGGCTAGGTCAACCCTCCCATGGTCAGATTAATcctcaaatcaaatttaataactatgatatatataacacaaaatgattatttgaatttattaaaaaaaaagtatttcagAACTTAACGAGGTGTTTAGGATAGCgatacatattatttttcaaagtgttttttttacttaaaaagacattaaaataatattatttttcatgttttaaaaattatttttgatattaacatatcaaaataataaaacaaatataaaaaattaattttaaaaaaaattaaaatttttaaaaatcacaattaCATATGCTTCCAAACAACCTCATAAAGTGGAATCACAAGGATGGAATAGGCTagttaaattttgttaaaaaaataaaattgaaagtttagacttattttttatttattgaattaagTATTTATCAACTGAGGGAGGAGTTATAAgattaatcaagatatttaaataatattaagaagGTATGTTTtcaaagggattttttttagatttgtaaaTTCAATACCTccctttactattttttttcctggaagtATATTAACTTTCAAGCATTTCCTCTTTAAAATCTGTTTAATATTgtcatattaattgtttttaaaatattttttatttaaaaatacattaaaataatattctttactTCTAACTTATGAATTCTAACTCGTagcatattttttcttaaaaaaaattatttaagccatttttattaaatatatttttaatttaaattcatttttctcATAAAGTACTTATAAAAACAACCttcaaattatgattaaaataaaaggtcatATCAGAAGGAATCTAAATCCACTTATCATCTATGCCAACAATTGGTGGCCACATGAGAAAAAGAATTTTCTATCCTTGGGTGTAACAAACATATCCACAGCCACACACGCCAATAGTTTGTGTTAATTCAATTGATTTCAGGCTGGCCTTGCAAGATAAAAAGTATGTTTTTCATAAAGACCTAGGGAGACGGAAAGAAAGCGCTCAGTTCATGATAATTCTCCCTCTTCGTAGGTGCATTGCTGGGTGGATAAGCTTCTAGACAAAGAAAGTTAGAAACCATAAGAAACAATACATTCAGAGTcagcatctatatatatatatatatcaggtaACCAGTGGGTTTCTAATCAAACTGTCAACACAAATATTCCTGTTTAACATTCATTGTCCATTGACGATCAACCTAAATTATTctgcttataaaacattacCGTCACAATATTCTGTTCCATAAGTTAAGCATGCCACCGGGAGGGAGCATGATCATGCACTGTGTGCCACAGGGACCCCAGAAGAGTCACGAGACTGCTGTAAAGTCTCACATAATTGCTTCAGTGCCTTGTCGTATGATATAAACCCCATGAACCAGAATTCATGACCATCCGTTGTCACAACTTGGATGTACTTATCAGAAGGGTTCATTCTGTTTGAAGAAGGATTTACTGCTCTCAACCTATCAGGCTGCACCACGacctatatatacatatatcgAGGGAGTTAAACAACGGAAAATGCTATCTGGAAAGTAAAAGGAAACCTTATCAGTTGCCTGCTAAAAGTTTTAAgcaaaattattagaaataggTAACACAATAAACGGGCCTTGTAAAGAAATAGTTATTGCACGAGTTCACATCAATCATTTCTCGCTTTCAGGTCAATGAAACTTGTAATGATTTCTAATTGCAATGTGCAAAATTTGTTTGAAAACTGTTAAAGAACTTTCTATTCAAGAAATAGAACATTGAAAAGCATGTGTTATCCAGCTTAGATTAACAGAAATGAGAGATTGATGGCGAGTGCATCGCCAAGAAATGTAGTAGAAGATTATAACCTTGTAATACATCCATTGCTGCTGTCCTGTGGGAGAATAATAGCAGAAGGGATGCTCACTGCAAAAGGCCACCTTTTTGGAGGATATATAAAGTGTCCCAATGACAGGTCCTGTGGAAGTTGATATATAGCAAGCATATGCATTCAAGAACTTCTCTCCAGGCAAGACCTCAAATGTCTGCTGGAATACCTTATCATATCCTCCTTCAGTAAGTACCTTTGTCCCTTGAGAAATCCTTGCCATTGCCGCATCGGTGAGACTAGGACTAACCTTGACTATTGTtctcaaaacacaaaattacaCACGAGAAACTAAATGATCGCATCCATATTTGAGAATTAAAACTAAGTAATTTGCATTACATGAACAAAAGaacgaaaacaaaaaattggCTTCCTAATTTCCAAAAGTACAGGTTTAACTCACAAAACAAAGTGGTTGCTTTGTGTCATTCCTAAAAATCATTAACTCAATGTTCTTGATGGGACAATAGGCCCGAGACACAATTCACACCCGTGTTTGGTCATAGACGATGGAGGGTAGCCTAACCTGTTGTTCTTTGattaggagattgggttttagcCTATGTTATtgggtttaatttatttggacttttatttgggttttgttACTGGATTTGATGTAATTCTATATTAgactttagtttatttttcttggggtTCTGACTTAGTTATTGATCAGGAAGGGTTTGCTATTCATAAGCAATCTTCTTACATTTTGAGGAaagtttttgatgaattaataaaaCCTACGTAGTTGCAAACTTTACCTCCTcctatctcttttcttttctcttctctttttcgtctccttttcttctacttctcagcttctttctttctcccctTTTTAATTCTCTTAGATCTCTTTTGTACCGCATCAGTTCTACAAAGATCACTTCCCTTCTTGAAGTCCGGAAACAATGAACTCCTCAAGGTTGTAAAACATCCTTTAGAGGAGAATAATAATATCTGGCTTTTGTATTCCTGAAATGGTTCTCAAAGCCAAGGCAATGAATCTATTCCCTCTGTTTataccttctttttttccccctatTAACCTGTGTCTTTCCTCGTATCCATTCTATGAAGACATGCCTCCACATTCATCCATTCTCATAGATCCcaaatttacttgaaaataattatgaaaaggtCAAGAAGAGTGTTCCTTCACTTGGTTTCTCAACAAAGGCCAGATAAGCATCTTCGACTTTGCAATAAAAAACAAGCCATTTTGTTGGTTCAGTTTGTATTTGATCATAACTAAAAAAGCTGGTGAATCAAGGTGATCCCCAATCAGTCACGGTGTTTAAATTTAAGCAGATAGGGGAGGGGGGACCAAAGGGACTTTCTCCTACTTTTATATGTTTATACGAGGCAAGTTCGTAGGCAATGCTGGATGGCACCTTTCTATGAGACTTCATTTTCTTAAAGATGAAAAGATAAACCCAATAAGCCAAGTAAAAAGAGGCGATGCAAGGTTTTTCCACTCGACATTGCAGTGgcattaaatttaatgattgtGCATATTAAGGGCAGGCAAGAAGAATTTACTTGGTCCTGACTCTTGATTGATGGTAGCATGAAGAGGGAAGGGAAAAGAACAACTCACAGTGATGCCAGATGTTATCAGCATAGACTTCTGCTTTCCTAGTGGCCACTTCGACCCTTTTCCCGCATCGATTCAGAGCATCACATATCTTCCCCATCGATCCTGATAGAAGTAGAGCGATAATTAACAATTTGgattctaattaaaaacaaacaccacGAAAGGCACTCATGAGCTCAAAAGTCAAAAGATCTGACTCACTGTTACCATTCGTCCCATGTCCATTACTAGTAGCGGGAGGAACAGGCGCGAACTGGAGGTAAGGATTGTTGTTATTGTGGTCCATGTTGTGTTGAGGATGGAGATTGAGGTTCACTGTATTGCGTCGGGGATGCAGAGTTGTGCAAGTTATACGGCAGCAAGACAGGAGACTCACTTTTCCTCCACCGCCCAAACGTCACTTGGATTTTAGCTCCCCGCTATTATTCCCCGTGGTAACCGCCCAAATCGGccgatttatttatttatttatttattcgaaGGTGGTGTTTTCGGAGCAGCCTGTTTATCTACAGAGATTAATATTCGTTTTATTAAAAGGATGCCTTCACATCGTTTGATGCATGCAAGACAATTTCAAcagatttcaaaataaaatgccATTTGCTTTGGTTGTGGAGTGGAATGGAATGGAATGGAATTTGAGTGATTACATTGATTTTGTGGGGGATATTGTATTTAAGTTGCAAGTGTCAGAGAATTTATACACGGAATCATATacgaaatttattttaattttttttatgagtatctttatatcttttaaaGTGTGTGAGAATATTACTGTTTGGGGtttataactgttttttttaataagtgtattttttaaagattaaacttgtattattatttttatagaaatataataatattttaattgctagatcAACATtcattcataaaattttaatttagtgcatattttattttaaatttattttaattgagttGATATTTTATGTGATTAGAGAAAAGCATTCAGTTTGTTTAAGCTTTGTGGTGAGAAAGCATTCAAGTGCAATTAGGGAGCGTAGAaaaatgaatgataaaaaaggagagaaaaaacatCCCAAGATTATACGACTTGAGAGCATGATTCCGAGATTCGGATGTAGATTTAATgggtaaattttaaaatattatcatctaaattttttttatagaacaatattgtttttttataattttcttttaaattatctaggttgagttttatttaagttttctcatgtcaaattttaaattaattcatgatAAAACTTGATATAATTAGACTCGATGCCAACATATTACTCAATTGACTTGATAGGCTAAGCGTATAGTTAAGAGtaggaaaaattattattcccCTCCTTACATTGAATaacactttatattttttttaattttatttagatttattaaaaattgaatatcataatttatcttgatttattttttataaaattatctaattCTCGTAACTTGAGTCACAAGTTCTGCAAGTTAACTCAATTGACTTAGTATTTTTTTGCaatcaattatgtttttttaactttatcatttattatttagGTTGAttgtgagttaattttttttatataataataatgattaattattcaaaattgaacagctaaatttaaatttaaatctaataaTCCTTATACATGCATGGACATAAAAACAGAGTTattgaagataaaaattatattatatactaGTAGTCAATGCTTTTAAATAATACAAGGTAGATCTTCACATGAAAGTCCCATATTATGTGCACAATACAAGTTTTCTTAGtgcttttgaaattgtgataaaaatggtttatttagaaatacaataaaatatattttttattttctcactaacacattaaaataataaaaaataaaaattaattttttttaataaatacgaTGCATATTCGACATTTAaccatttaatgttttttattacaaaGCACGCCCTTAAAATTGCCACTCATCAGGGTGGGCCTGGGCCTCCGACCATTGACCCATTACGAGCCACTCACAATTAGCAGTATTCGAaagcaatttaattaattaaaaatttgagagTGACTTTACTGTTTCAGATAATTATGGTGATGGTATTCCGCAAGCTCACTGCGGTACAGTAGAAGGGCCAAGaagccaaaaaagaaaaagaaaaaatccgaAGCCAAAAGAAGGAATAAGTTCGGCACAGACAGGTacgagagaaagagaaagatgtAAAGCTACTATCCTAATTCCTATCCCCCCCAAAAAATGGCACTCTTGTCCACTTCTGGTCTCTGTTTTCAACTACTGTAGAAGAGAAAAACCCCCATTTTCAGCTCCAATTCATAAGCTTCGCCTCTTCTCTGTTTTTCCCTTCCAAGGTTTGATTCTCTACTCTCTCactgtgatttttctttttccattcaTCTGGTCTCTGTTATGGTTTAGGAACCATGATCAGTTGATGGTTTTGGGTAATTAGCTGGAAAGGTTGCTATTTGAATGTTGGGTTTGATCCATCCTATTTtgcaagtttatatatatatagcagagGCATTTTCTCTCTGGTTACTTggttttaatcttttctttctttgccgGTTTCTGAAGATTAGAGTCTTCCAAAATTTGTGTTGCAAATGATCTGGGTTGGACCCGAACTGGTAACACGCTGGAGATCAACTGTACATTGAGATGTGAAGAAGTATCTACTTGTGTACATGTATTGTGAGTTTTTGGATATACGAGAATATATAGGAATGTGATTCTAGTACAGCAATCATGGACTGAAATATCAACTATAGCAGCAAGAAATGTAGAAGGTATCGCGAGATGCTTCATATTGCCATCGCTAATAGTAATTCTAGGCATTTCATTTGGAGCTGGTTGAtcaatttttgcatttttttcagccacttttttttttcaatggctGAGAACACCAATTTACTTGCATTTTCAACTCCTAAATTTAGAATATTCATTCGCTTTTGTTTTGATGAATTGTTTCTTTGGTGTTGTCATAAGGGGTTTAAAATCTAAGGAATTCTCATTTAAATTGTGCTGATTTTGATGACTATGGTCATCTTCTCTTCAGGCACCTTAATTAGTTCTGGTGATTAAGTTTCAGATCTGGGATTCGATATGTTCATGTAACTTAAGGATTGTCTTCACACTACTTTCTGTATCAATGGGCATACAGAAGATTTGCCATCGGAGTTCAAGTTCTGATAAAGTTTCTTGTGTCTTCAATGGTGAAGTCAAGCTGATGAGAGATAACCCAGTCCTGGGAGCAGACTCAGGGAATGATTCAGATGATTGTGAACTTGCTGAATTGAACTGTGAGCTTGGCATGGTGGAAGGCCAGTGGTGCTGCATACCATATGAGCTCTATGATCTTCCAGATTTGAGGGAAATATTATCTCTAGACACATGGAATTTGTGTTTAACAGAGGAAGAAAGGTTCCATCTGTCAGCTTACCTTCCAGACATGGACCAAGAGACGTTTTGCTTGACTATGAAGGAACTTTTTGATGGTAGTGAAATATATTTTGGGAATCCGTTGgataaattcttcaaaaaattgAAAGCTGGATTCTACCCTCCAAAGGTGGCGTGCTTCAGAGAAGGCTTGCAGTTTTTACAAAGGAAACAATATTATCATTCGCTTAGAGCTTACCATGACAGGATGATACAAAAGTTTATAGACATGAGAAGGTTATGGGATCAGCGTGAAATGAGTCCTGGTATTGAGGAAAATATTTTCACTTGGAAAAACAGGAGAAAACAAAAGAGCACCAACACGCTTGATCTAAATGAATCTCCTGATGACGATCATCTGTTAAGTGAGAAGGTCAACTTGGAATTGAAGGCAACGAAGCTAGTGGAGAGTGAGAATTCAGCCAAGGACAGGCCACCCTTTCTGTCTGCCAACAGGCCAAAATTTGCAGCTCCATACTGCAGACCAAAGGGGGTTCTAAAGAAGAAGGCATCCGGCAGTGATTCATTCCATAATTACAATTCAAAGATGGTTGTGGCTGACTTCTCAGAACACTATCGATCATTGCCCAAAGGACTGTTGAAAATAGTACCTAAAGTTCCTTCAGTTCACCTGGAACAATCAGGCATTGTGCCAACAGGAGTGCAATCAAACTTTCCTTCTGGGACTCATGGCATACGGGATTTTAAGTTTTCTCCTTTACCAACTTCTCTATGCTCTCAGAATGCAGGTAGCCTGCATGAATATCCATTTCTAAGGCAAAAGGCTGATGGTAGCAGAGTTTATTCTCCTCTGGACCAACCTCAGTTTCTAATGGATCCACAGGAAAGTGTTAGGGCAACCAGTAATCACCCAGAAAGCTCCTCAAGAAAAGTGAAACTGGAAACACCTTCATCTTTAGATGACAATTCTGTTTTAGGAAAACACAAATTGTTTGGAGTTGATATGGGAAGGTTTCTGAATAAGGAATGCAAGTCATCCTTGGAGACAGTGGGTGCAATGCCGTATGCCTTTGGTAGTGAAAATCCGAGGGCAAATTTGGGCAGAGAATTTAATGGCTCTTCCCTGAGATCCTTGGAATCATTCCCATTTCGTATCCAATATCAGGGAGGGGAGCAGCACATGACACCCTTAAAAGAAGAGCATCTCACTATCCATCCAAGAATTCCAGAAGTGGTTCCCACAATTTCAGATGTTGGCAATGGTAAGCAAGAAACGTTAATGGGTTCTTCTTCACACCAAAAGAATGGTGAGAGTGATGTCAGCATCAGAAAATTGGAGAAGCTATCGAGTAAATCCATTGTCTCGGAGGCATTTAAGGATAAAAAGTTACTGCCATTGACGTACAAGCGAAGGAAAGTTGTAACTAAGGCCAACTCATTAAACTTTGGCAAGTCACTAACAGCAGCTGCTGATTTGAAGTCTGCAATTCCAAAAGAATCAAATCAAGATTTTAGGGAAGGTGTGAAAACtgtgaagataaaattaatggGATTGAAAGATATGCCCTTGGACAAGGAACCTGAAACAGCACTTCATGGACTAAAGTAGGTACTTCCTagtaatatcaattttctttgtGGTTTCCACAAAATTACTCTGTAGTATATGCTTTCTAAGATGTGTAAATCGAAGTATAGTGCAAAAAGAAAGTTCCCATCGTCGTGATAATCCCATTGCAAACTTATATTCTGCCACGGAGCTTACGATCAGCATGTGCATGCATATGTAGTtgtaaatattttcttgttgaCTTGTCAAGTTACAGCACTGAAGTCAAGCATATCGACATATCAAAATTAACATTATCTAAATGTGATAACTTTTGATCTCtgcattgaaaattaattattcttttcagCTGGCTCAGTGTTTAGCCCTGAATTAGAGAGGCATGCAGCTAGACTCTGCCTGAACCTCGTTGTTTCGTGACCAGCTCTTGGCGGGAAGAAAAGATCACGAAGGTCATCTGACACTTAAAATCACAATTAACTCCTAAGTAATGAGTTAGTGATCACGCAGCTGCCCTGTCATGGATGGCCGTCCTAATAATCAATCGGATTTGAAAAACTAAAGGAACGATTCATTCAAGAACTGATGCTATGGTCTGACATTAAAACGGCAGTCCagctaaattaaaaaaggaaaagaaagagaaaacccAGAGTTTATTGCCATTAAAACGAC is a window encoding:
- the LOC133681526 gene encoding GEM-like protein 1 isoform X1; its protein translation is MDHNNNNPYLQFAPVPPATSNGHGTNGNRSMGKICDALNRCGKRVEVATRKAEVYADNIWHHFKVSPSLTDAAMARISQGTKVLTEGGYDKVFQQTFEVLPGEKFLNAYACYISTSTGPVIGTLYISSKKVAFCSEHPFCYYSPTGQQQWMYYKVVVQPDRLRAVNPSSNRMNPSDKYIQVVTTDGHEFWFMGFISYDKALKQLCETLQQSRDSSGVPVAHSA
- the LOC133681526 gene encoding GEM-like protein 1 isoform X2, which translates into the protein MDHNNNNPYLQFAPVPPATSNGHGTNGSMGKICDALNRCGKRVEVATRKAEVYADNIWHHFKVSPSLTDAAMARISQGTKVLTEGGYDKVFQQTFEVLPGEKFLNAYACYISTSTGPVIGTLYISSKKVAFCSEHPFCYYSPTGQQQWMYYKVVVQPDRLRAVNPSSNRMNPSDKYIQVVTTDGHEFWFMGFISYDKALKQLCETLQQSRDSSGVPVAHSA
- the LOC133683172 gene encoding uncharacterized protein LOC133683172 — translated: MGIQKICHRSSSSDKVSCVFNGEVKLMRDNPVLGADSGNDSDDCELAELNCELGMVEGQWCCIPYELYDLPDLREILSLDTWNLCLTEEERFHLSAYLPDMDQETFCLTMKELFDGSEIYFGNPLDKFFKKLKAGFYPPKVACFREGLQFLQRKQYYHSLRAYHDRMIQKFIDMRRLWDQREMSPGIEENIFTWKNRRKQKSTNTLDLNESPDDDHLLSEKVNLELKATKLVESENSAKDRPPFLSANRPKFAAPYCRPKGVLKKKASGSDSFHNYNSKMVVADFSEHYRSLPKGLLKIVPKVPSVHLEQSGIVPTGVQSNFPSGTHGIRDFKFSPLPTSLCSQNAGSLHEYPFLRQKADGSRVYSPLDQPQFLMDPQESVRATSNHPESSSRKVKLETPSSLDDNSVLGKHKLFGVDMGRFLNKECKSSLETVGAMPYAFGSENPRANLGREFNGSSLRSLESFPFRIQYQGGEQHMTPLKEEHLTIHPRIPEVVPTISDVGNGKQETLMGSSSHQKNGESDVSIRKLEKLSSKSIVSEAFKDKKLLPLTYKRRKVVTKANSLNFGKSLTAAADLKSAIPKESNQDFREGVKTVKIKLMGLKDMPLDKEPETALHGLK